From the Salinimicrobium tongyeongense genome, one window contains:
- a CDS encoding AraC family transcriptional regulator, which yields MQENVAQSTYEKTRLEEGFYLLRFQNPTRERVKIQRNINSNFIQFHFSGKGEGRFFFNNGSYKVPLLEENALLLYNPKRDLPIDLELQAGSWVISIVISLKKFHALFSEEAGYVSFFSLENRDKQYYKDSPLTPGMVIVLNQIANYNVVPSIKNLYFKAKAYELLSLFFNKSEEPDVEQCPFLSDEENVLKIRKAKEIIIANMAEPPSLQELSREIGLSLKKLKEGFKQIYGDSVFSFLFDYKMEYARKLLDSGEYNVNEVGLRIGYSTSSHFIAAFKKKFGTTPKKYLMSLSSES from the coding sequence ATGCAGGAAAATGTCGCTCAAAGTACCTATGAAAAAACCCGTTTGGAAGAAGGATTTTATCTGCTCCGGTTCCAAAATCCCACCAGGGAGCGGGTGAAAATTCAGCGGAATATCAACAGTAATTTTATACAGTTTCACTTTTCAGGAAAGGGGGAAGGAAGGTTTTTTTTCAATAACGGCAGTTACAAGGTCCCGTTGCTAGAAGAAAATGCACTGCTTTTGTACAACCCAAAAAGAGACCTGCCCATAGATTTGGAGCTACAGGCCGGCAGCTGGGTAATTTCTATAGTGATCTCCTTAAAAAAATTTCATGCGCTTTTTTCTGAAGAAGCGGGTTACGTAAGTTTTTTTAGCCTTGAGAACCGCGATAAACAATACTATAAAGACAGCCCCCTCACGCCGGGAATGGTGATCGTATTGAACCAGATTGCCAATTACAACGTGGTGCCCAGCATCAAAAACCTATATTTTAAGGCCAAGGCATACGAGTTGCTCAGTTTGTTTTTTAATAAATCTGAAGAACCCGATGTTGAACAATGCCCTTTTTTAAGTGACGAAGAGAACGTGCTTAAAATTAGAAAAGCCAAAGAAATTATCATTGCCAATATGGCCGAGCCACCTTCGCTGCAGGAGCTTTCACGGGAAATAGGCCTAAGCCTTAAAAAGCTGAAAGAAGGCTTCAAGCAGATCTACGGAGATTCGGTGTTCAGCTTTTTGTTCGATTATAAGATGGAATATGCCCGCAAGCTGCTCGATTCGGGCGAATACAACGTGAATGAGGTGGGGTTAAGGATTGGCTACAGCACCTCGAGCCACTTTATAGCAGCGTTTAAAAAGAAATTTGGCACCACCCCAAAGAAGTATCTCATGTCGCTTTCTTCGGAAAGCTAG
- the hemA gene encoding glutamyl-tRNA reductase translates to MEDYNISRGKHFYTIGLSYKKADAEVRGHFSLDDTGKTNLLEQAKAEGIDGLIVTSTCNRTEIYGFAQHPFQLIKLLCEHTHGTVEEFEKVAYVYKNKDAISHMFRVGTGLDSQILGDFEIISQIKSAFTQSKDIGVSNPFLERLVNAVIQASKRIKNETGISSGATSVSFASVQYILKNFENPADLNILLFGTGKIGRNTCENLVKHTKNHHITLINRTKDKAEKIAGKFDLTVKDYADLQAEIRQADVLIVATGAQNPTITKDLIFNKKDLLILDLSIPKNVANEVEELPGVSLIHLDHLSQITDETLERRKAAIPQAHEIIAEMEADFNSWLETRKFAPTIKALKKKLRTMKDAEVDFQRKKIENFNERQAEVLGDRIIQKIMNQFANHLKGDSNSTDESLELIQKVFQLEETVKR, encoded by the coding sequence ATGGAAGATTATAATATTTCTAGAGGAAAACATTTTTATACCATAGGGCTTAGTTACAAAAAAGCCGATGCAGAAGTAAGAGGACATTTTAGCCTGGACGATACCGGAAAGACAAATTTGCTTGAGCAGGCAAAAGCTGAAGGTATTGATGGGCTCATTGTAACCTCCACCTGTAACCGAACCGAGATTTACGGTTTTGCCCAACACCCTTTCCAGTTGATCAAACTGCTTTGCGAGCATACCCACGGCACCGTTGAAGAATTTGAAAAAGTGGCTTATGTGTATAAAAACAAAGATGCCATTTCTCACATGTTTAGAGTGGGCACCGGTCTTGACAGCCAGATATTGGGGGACTTTGAAATAATTAGCCAGATAAAATCGGCTTTTACACAATCAAAGGATATCGGAGTCTCAAATCCATTTTTAGAGCGGCTGGTGAATGCGGTGATCCAGGCGAGCAAGCGCATTAAGAATGAAACAGGAATATCATCGGGAGCTACTTCAGTAAGTTTTGCATCGGTGCAATATATTCTGAAGAATTTTGAAAACCCTGCCGATCTCAATATCCTGTTGTTTGGAACCGGAAAAATTGGGCGTAACACCTGCGAAAACCTGGTAAAACACACCAAGAACCACCACATCACCCTCATCAACAGGACCAAAGACAAGGCTGAAAAAATTGCCGGAAAATTTGATCTTACCGTTAAGGATTATGCCGATCTACAGGCCGAAATAAGACAGGCCGATGTTTTGATAGTGGCTACGGGCGCTCAAAACCCAACCATTACCAAAGACCTTATCTTTAACAAGAAAGACCTGTTGATCTTAGACCTTTCTATCCCTAAGAATGTGGCTAATGAAGTTGAAGAACTTCCCGGGGTTTCCCTTATTCACCTTGACCACCTTTCACAGATCACCGATGAGACTCTGGAAAGAAGAAAAGCCGCCATCCCACAGGCTCACGAGATCATTGCTGAAATGGAAGCCGATTTCAACTCATGGCTTGAAACCCGAAAATTCGCCCCTACCATAAAAGCCCTGAAAAAGAAACTCCGCACAATGAAAGATGCGGAAGTGGATTTTCAACGCAAAAAAATAGAGAATTTTAATGAACGCCAGGCTGAAGTGCTGGGAGATCGCATTATTCAAAAGATCATGAACCAGTTTGCCAATCACTTAAAAGGCGATTCCAATTCTACCGATGAAAGCCTGGAATTGATCCAGAAGGTGTTTCAACTTGAAGAGACCGTGAAAAGATGA
- the hemC gene encoding hydroxymethylbilane synthase, translating into MSKVIRIGTRDSELALWQANAVKNALEKLGHKTELVPVKSQGDLVLDKPLYEFGITGIFTKTLDVAMITDQIDIAVHSMKDVPTALPQGIVEAAVLKRANTHDILVHKGTDFLNDDDGIIATGSLRRQAQWLHKYPNHEIVDLRGNVNTRLQKLEDSNWNGAVFAAAGLERINLTPEAYIDLRWMIPAPAQGAMLVVAKEDDEFCRKALAALNHKPTAVCVHIEREFLRVLEGGCTAPIGALATIQDETVHFTAALFSLDGQERIGVEKEIPVSQYEGFGRKCAEEVLNAGGDVLMRKIKEEVNNTKG; encoded by the coding sequence ATGAGCAAAGTGATTCGCATAGGAACCCGTGACAGCGAACTTGCGCTGTGGCAGGCAAATGCCGTGAAGAATGCGCTGGAAAAACTGGGGCACAAAACCGAACTGGTGCCGGTAAAATCACAGGGAGACCTGGTGCTTGACAAGCCCCTGTACGAATTCGGGATCACCGGAATTTTCACCAAAACCCTCGATGTCGCCATGATCACAGATCAAATAGACATCGCCGTACATTCCATGAAAGATGTTCCTACTGCACTGCCACAGGGCATTGTAGAGGCTGCGGTCTTAAAAAGGGCAAATACGCACGACATTCTGGTGCATAAAGGAACCGATTTCCTCAATGATGATGACGGAATAATCGCCACCGGAAGCCTGCGCCGCCAGGCACAGTGGTTACATAAATACCCCAACCACGAGATCGTTGACCTGCGCGGAAATGTGAATACCCGGCTTCAAAAACTGGAAGACAGTAACTGGAACGGTGCTGTATTTGCAGCGGCAGGCCTTGAGCGTATAAATTTAACTCCCGAGGCTTATATTGACCTCAGGTGGATGATCCCTGCCCCAGCACAGGGAGCCATGCTGGTGGTGGCAAAAGAAGATGATGAGTTTTGCCGAAAAGCCCTTGCTGCTTTAAACCATAAACCTACAGCAGTTTGTGTACACATTGAAAGAGAATTCTTACGAGTGCTGGAAGGTGGTTGTACCGCACCTATTGGTGCCCTCGCTACCATTCAAGACGAGACTGTACATTTTACAGCGGCACTTTTCAGCCTTGACGGTCAGGAGAGAATTGGAGTAGAAAAAGAAATTCCGGTATCTCAGTATGAAGGTTTTGGGCGCAAATGTGCCGAGGAAGTGTTAAATGCCGGCGGCGATGTGCTTATGCGCAAGATCAAGGAAGAGGTAAACAACACCAAAGGCTAA
- a CDS encoding uroporphyrinogen-III synthase, whose protein sequence is MSAKETRHEAKRSLSRERAGASVLSTKKLSRGQRELLLNKGIGLVETDFIAIQPLDFEIGTLPENVIFTSKNSVRAILQHPRIKEIQQKNIFCVGEKTEAFLKHNSFRVSKMANYGALLASEIIENHSKENFLFFCGKKRRPEIPGRLRSAGVPLTEVEVYDTLSVPKKIDRIFEGVLFFSPSAVRSYCSRNDLKQSTAFCIGTTTASEAKNFTDNIVIASTPTIENVIVQVVKTFR, encoded by the coding sequence TTGTCCGCTAAAGAAACCAGACACGAGGCTAAGAGGTCACTTTCCAGAGAGAGAGCGGGCGCAAGTGTACTTTCTACAAAAAAACTAAGCCGGGGCCAGAGAGAACTGCTCTTAAATAAAGGAATAGGCCTCGTGGAAACCGATTTTATTGCGATACAACCTTTGGATTTTGAAATTGGAACGCTCCCTGAAAATGTCATTTTTACGAGCAAAAATTCGGTAAGGGCGATACTTCAGCATCCTCGGATAAAGGAAATTCAGCAGAAAAATATTTTTTGTGTAGGCGAAAAAACCGAAGCTTTCCTGAAACATAACAGCTTCAGGGTGTCAAAAATGGCAAATTACGGGGCCCTTTTAGCTTCAGAAATCATTGAAAACCACAGTAAAGAAAATTTCCTGTTCTTCTGCGGAAAAAAGAGGCGTCCCGAGATCCCAGGGCGATTAAGATCGGCAGGGGTACCACTTACCGAAGTAGAAGTATACGACACCCTTTCGGTGCCCAAAAAAATAGATCGTATCTTTGAGGGAGTGCTGTTCTTTAGCCCCAGCGCAGTGCGAAGTTACTGTTCCAGAAATGATTTAAAGCAAAGCACAGCCTTTTGTATTGGGACCACAACAGCTTCCGAAGCAAAGAATTTTACAGATAATATTGTTATCGCCAGCACACCTACTATTGAAAATGTCATTGTGCAGGTGGTAAAAACTTTTAGATAA
- the hemE gene encoding uroporphyrinogen decarboxylase: MIKNDLFLRALKGETVERPPVWMMRQAGRYLPDFMKLKDKYDFFTRCRTPELATEITVMPIHQVGTDAAILFSDILVVPQAMDIEVQMKPGLGPWLPNPVRTMADVEKVIVPDVHETLGYVMDAVKMTKKELNDEVPLIGFAGSPWTILCYTVQGQGSKNFDIAKKFCFTNPQAAHTLLQKITDTTIAYLKAKVEAGVDAVQVFDSWGGMLSPEDYQEFSWKYIQQIIDALKPEIPVIAFGKGCWFALDTMAKSGASALGVDWTCSPQMARKLTGGEITLQGNFDPSRLYSPPTQIKQMVHDMINQFGKDRYVVNLGHGILPDIPVENAIAFVEAVKEYKG; the protein is encoded by the coding sequence ATGATAAAAAACGATCTTTTTCTTCGAGCTTTAAAAGGCGAAACTGTAGAGCGGCCACCGGTATGGATGATGCGCCAGGCAGGAAGGTACCTGCCCGATTTTATGAAGCTCAAGGATAAGTACGATTTCTTTACCCGCTGCCGCACACCTGAACTGGCTACAGAAATTACCGTAATGCCAATTCACCAGGTAGGTACCGATGCCGCTATTTTGTTCAGCGACATTTTAGTGGTGCCACAGGCGATGGATATTGAGGTGCAAATGAAACCTGGATTGGGCCCATGGTTACCCAATCCGGTGAGGACGATGGCTGATGTTGAAAAAGTAATTGTTCCCGATGTTCATGAAACTTTGGGTTATGTTATGGACGCCGTTAAAATGACCAAGAAGGAGCTTAATGACGAGGTGCCGTTAATTGGTTTTGCTGGCTCCCCATGGACGATACTTTGCTATACGGTACAGGGCCAGGGTTCCAAAAACTTTGATATTGCAAAGAAATTCTGTTTTACAAATCCGCAGGCTGCCCATACCCTGCTCCAGAAAATCACTGATACCACTATAGCTTACCTGAAGGCAAAAGTGGAGGCAGGGGTAGATGCGGTTCAGGTATTTGACTCCTGGGGCGGCATGCTTTCTCCCGAAGATTACCAGGAATTTTCATGGAAATACATTCAGCAGATCATTGATGCGCTAAAACCTGAAATCCCGGTGATCGCCTTTGGAAAAGGCTGCTGGTTTGCCCTTGATACCATGGCCAAATCGGGCGCTTCGGCTCTTGGCGTAGACTGGACCTGCTCCCCGCAAATGGCGAGAAAATTAACGGGAGGCGAAATCACCCTGCAGGGAAATTTTGACCCCAGCCGCCTTTATTCGCCACCGACCCAAATAAAACAAATGGTACACGATATGATCAACCAGTTTGGGAAAGACAGGTATGTGGTAAACCTTGGCCACGGAATTTTACCCGATATTCCTGTTGAAAATGCCATTGCTTTTGTTGAAGCAGTAAAGGAATATAAAGGCTAA
- the hemF gene encoding oxygen-dependent coproporphyrinogen oxidase, producing MKEKFYAYIQDLQDRITANLEAIDGKAVFKEDLWKRAEGGGGRTRVIEEGDVFEKGGVNISKVYGPLAPAMQKHFGVGDVNFFACGLSLVLHPKNPMVPTVHANWRYFEMYDKGGNTVDSWFGGGQDLTPYYLFEEDAKHFHQICKTACDRHHPDFYAEFKKRCDEYFWNSHRDEARGIGGLFFDYLRPSEERSSEEWYDFVTDVGDSFLEAYLPIVEKRKDLPYNEQQRNWQEIRRGRYVEFNLVHDKGTLFGLKTNGRIESILMSLPPHVQWVYDHHPEPGSEEEKLVEVLANPRKWV from the coding sequence ATGAAGGAGAAATTTTACGCATACATACAGGACCTGCAAGATCGCATCACAGCCAACCTTGAAGCCATTGACGGAAAAGCCGTTTTTAAAGAAGACCTCTGGAAAAGGGCTGAAGGTGGCGGTGGCCGCACCAGGGTGATTGAAGAAGGTGATGTCTTTGAAAAAGGAGGCGTGAACATTTCTAAAGTATATGGCCCGCTTGCCCCTGCCATGCAAAAACATTTTGGGGTGGGCGATGTGAACTTCTTTGCCTGCGGATTAAGCCTCGTGCTACACCCAAAAAACCCAATGGTACCCACTGTACACGCAAACTGGCGCTATTTTGAGATGTATGACAAAGGAGGAAACACGGTAGATAGCTGGTTTGGCGGCGGACAGGATCTTACTCCTTATTATCTTTTTGAAGAAGATGCCAAACATTTTCACCAAATATGTAAAACTGCCTGTGACCGGCATCATCCAGATTTTTATGCGGAATTCAAAAAACGCTGTGACGAGTATTTCTGGAACTCCCATCGGGATGAAGCCCGTGGGATTGGCGGTTTGTTCTTTGATTATTTAAGGCCTTCTGAAGAAAGGAGCAGCGAGGAATGGTATGATTTTGTCACCGATGTGGGCGACAGTTTTTTGGAAGCTTACCTTCCAATAGTTGAAAAAAGAAAAGATCTGCCCTACAATGAACAGCAGCGGAACTGGCAGGAAATAAGGCGGGGCCGTTACGTGGAATTTAACCTGGTTCACGACAAAGGCACGCTGTTCGGACTAAAAACCAATGGCAGGATAGAAAGTATCTTAATGAGTTTACCGCCACACGTTCAGTGGGTATATGACCACCACCCCGAGCCAGGAAGTGAGGAGGAGAAGCTGGTGGAGGTCCTGGCGAATCCGCGGAAATGGGTTTGA
- the hemB gene encoding porphobilinogen synthase: MLIRNRRLRTNETIRGLVRETLLTPNDFIVPLFVVEGKNIKEEIASMPNYFRYSLDLLENEVKELWSLGLKSVLLFVKVPDTLKDNQGTEALNPDGLMQRAVKTVKNAVPEMLVMTDVALDPYSSYGHDGIVENGQILNDPTKEVLAKMSLSHVQAGADFVAPSDMMDGRIKAIRELLEQENHFNAGILSYSAKYASAFYGPFRDALDSAPGFGDKKTYQMDPANREEAIKETLQDIEEGADMVMVKPGLCYLDIVREIKNTVNVPVAVYQVSGEYSMLKAASERGWLDHDAVMLEQLTAIKRAGAKMIASYFAKDAVKLL, translated from the coding sequence ATGCTAATACGAAACCGCAGACTTAGAACAAACGAAACCATAAGAGGGCTGGTGAGGGAGACACTGCTCACCCCAAATGACTTTATAGTTCCTCTTTTTGTTGTGGAAGGAAAAAATATAAAGGAAGAGATTGCGTCTATGCCAAATTACTTCAGGTATAGCCTTGACCTTCTTGAAAACGAGGTGAAAGAACTCTGGAGCCTCGGTTTGAAATCGGTACTGCTTTTTGTGAAAGTACCCGATACCCTTAAAGACAACCAGGGAACCGAAGCCCTTAATCCCGATGGTTTGATGCAAAGGGCAGTGAAAACTGTCAAAAATGCCGTTCCGGAAATGCTGGTCATGACCGATGTGGCTCTAGACCCATATTCTTCTTACGGCCATGACGGGATTGTAGAAAACGGACAGATCCTGAACGACCCTACAAAAGAAGTCCTCGCAAAAATGTCACTTTCTCATGTGCAGGCTGGTGCCGATTTTGTTGCGCCAAGTGATATGATGGACGGCCGCATAAAGGCAATAAGGGAACTTCTGGAACAGGAAAACCACTTCAACGCAGGAATTTTGAGTTACAGTGCCAAGTACGCATCAGCTTTTTACGGGCCATTTCGCGATGCGCTCGATTCGGCCCCGGGATTTGGCGACAAGAAAACTTACCAGATGGATCCCGCCAACCGCGAAGAAGCCATAAAAGAAACCCTGCAGGATATCGAAGAAGGTGCCGACATGGTGATGGTAAAACCCGGCCTTTGCTACCTGGACATTGTGAGAGAGATCAAAAATACCGTAAATGTACCCGTTGCGGTTTACCAGGTGAGCGGGGAATATTCCATGCTCAAAGCAGCGTCCGAAAGAGGCTGGTTAGATCACGATGCGGTGATGCTAGAGCAGCTCACGGCCATTAAAAGAGCCGGCGCAAAAATGATAGCCAGTTATTTTGCCAAAGATGCTGTAAAACTGCTATAA
- a CDS encoding SDR family oxidoreductase, whose protein sequence is MSQQTTSKIALVTGGSSGIGKAIAEKLSKEGVKVVVADLQKGHFKEENLHFHKCDVRNAQEIDELYAWTTEHVGHPDYLIINAGQGIKEKLSEGDPEKWKGVLETNVMGPLRCIRAFTPHMISQKGGNVVFISSVSASQPHPYGGIYAASKSALEVIAETLRLESLPHINVTVVSPGIVDTAFFEHEISGNASVEEMGMGAIDPKEIAEDVWYALNKKKGTSINKITTRPLLQNF, encoded by the coding sequence ATGAGCCAACAAACTACTTCCAAAATAGCACTTGTAACCGGCGGGAGTAGTGGTATAGGCAAAGCAATAGCCGAAAAACTGAGTAAAGAAGGAGTAAAGGTGGTTGTAGCTGATCTTCAAAAAGGGCATTTTAAAGAGGAAAACCTTCACTTTCACAAGTGCGACGTAAGAAATGCCCAGGAGATTGATGAGCTGTATGCCTGGACCACAGAGCATGTGGGCCATCCCGATTACCTCATAATAAACGCCGGGCAGGGCATTAAGGAAAAACTTTCAGAAGGGGATCCCGAAAAATGGAAAGGAGTGCTCGAGACCAACGTTATGGGGCCTCTAAGATGCATTCGGGCATTTACCCCGCACATGATCTCTCAAAAAGGGGGAAATGTGGTATTCATTTCTTCAGTTTCGGCCTCCCAGCCCCACCCCTATGGAGGAATTTATGCAGCTTCAAAATCGGCCCTGGAGGTAATTGCCGAAACCTTAAGGCTGGAGTCGCTTCCGCACATCAACGTTACGGTGGTAAGCCCCGGCATAGTAGATACTGCCTTTTTTGAGCATGAAATCTCCGGAAATGCTTCCGTGGAAGAAATGGGTATGGGTGCCATAGACCCTAAAGAAATTGCAGAAGACGTGTGGTATGCACTCAACAAGAAAAAAGGCACCAGCATAAATAAGATCACAACCAGACCATTATTGCAAAACTTCTAA
- a CDS encoding SDR family NAD(P)-dependent oxidoreductase, giving the protein MQKKVLITGGAGFIGSHLADELLNKGYKVRALDNLSEQVHGENASRPEYLNPNVELQIGDVRDKAAVEKALEGVDAVVHLAAMVGVGQSMYQIKDYTHVNNLGTAVLMEALMDRPVEKLVTASSMSIYGEGLYLNEAGEKKMDCERKLGDLKKGQWEMYDSQGKELKPVPTPESKTPNLSSVYALSKYDQERLSLITGKAYNIPTTALRFFNVYGTRQALSNPYTGVLAIFASRLLNNNAPMIFEDGKQKRDFIHVKDVARAIRLAMEKPEANGEVFNVGSGNQYSILEIADKLAEVMGKENIKAEVTGKYRVGDIRHCFADTTKTKEKLGFTPEVKFEDGLYELAEWLKTQIATDNVSRASSELSSRGLTV; this is encoded by the coding sequence ATGCAGAAGAAAGTATTAATTACCGGAGGAGCAGGATTTATAGGGTCTCATCTTGCAGATGAGCTTCTAAACAAAGGATATAAAGTACGGGCTCTGGATAACCTCTCAGAGCAGGTGCATGGGGAGAATGCCTCACGCCCCGAATATCTCAACCCAAATGTGGAACTGCAAATTGGAGATGTGCGCGATAAAGCAGCTGTTGAAAAGGCTCTTGAAGGCGTAGATGCCGTGGTACATCTGGCTGCCATGGTAGGGGTTGGCCAAAGTATGTACCAGATCAAAGACTACACCCATGTTAATAACCTGGGCACGGCAGTACTCATGGAGGCGTTAATGGACAGGCCGGTGGAAAAATTAGTTACCGCATCGAGCATGAGCATTTACGGGGAAGGCCTTTACCTCAATGAGGCAGGTGAGAAAAAAATGGACTGTGAACGCAAACTTGGCGACCTTAAAAAAGGACAGTGGGAAATGTATGACAGCCAGGGAAAAGAACTCAAACCTGTACCGACTCCCGAGTCTAAAACCCCTAATCTTTCTTCGGTTTATGCCCTTTCAAAATATGACCAGGAACGGCTAAGCCTCATTACCGGCAAAGCCTACAATATTCCCACCACAGCTTTGCGGTTCTTTAATGTCTACGGAACCCGCCAGGCACTGTCAAACCCTTATACCGGCGTGCTTGCAATTTTCGCTTCCCGCCTGCTCAACAACAATGCCCCCATGATCTTCGAGGACGGGAAACAGAAGCGGGACTTTATTCATGTAAAAGACGTGGCCCGTGCCATTAGGCTGGCCATGGAAAAACCTGAAGCCAACGGGGAAGTATTTAACGTGGGTAGCGGTAACCAGTACAGCATACTTGAAATTGCCGATAAACTGGCCGAAGTAATGGGCAAAGAAAATATTAAAGCTGAAGTCACCGGAAAATACAGGGTGGGAGATATAAGGCATTGCTTTGCAGATACCACCAAAACAAAAGAGAAACTGGGATTCACTCCCGAAGTGAAATTTGAAGATGGATTGTACGAACTGGCCGAATGGCTTAAAACCCAAATAGCCACAGACAATGTGAGCAGGGCCAGCAGCGAATTGTCTTCCAGAGGTTTAACCGTGTAA
- a CDS encoding GDP-mannose 4,6-dehydratase — protein MNVKKNLDNNTPSLGILEWFRPGEYEEVKAAIEDFKKLGIRHLRTGISWADWYVEGTAEWYDWLFAELSPHVEILPCFLYTPPSIGEMPKTSAPPKDLKAYADFIDTMITRYGNYFEWVELWNEPNNKVEYDFTLDYSWNKFSTMIGMAAHWAQKRGKKTLLGGMSPIDPNWMQMMIEQKVLDHIDAVGIHGFPHVFDQQWKGWDVNISCIREVMEKFGYHKEIWISEVGFSTWQNDEVKQFQEFKNVLNADADRIYWYSLKDLDPKNSTVGGFHLDEREYHFGLKKTDGTKKLLYKLLEKNGIEKVREQDYIQKQYRVNTSQKYTLITGGAGFIGTNLASRFLSEGKKVMIYDSLFRDGVEENLQWLQKEYGDKLIIQISDINETRILQESVNNASEVFHLCAQVAVTSSVTNPVHDFNVNLSGTFHLLEAIRKSKHQPPLIFTSTNKVYGNLQDVEMVENETRFYPADAKMKEYGINEKIPLDFHSPYGCSKGAADQYILDYSRTYGLKTAVFRMSCIYGPHQFGTEDQGWVAHFLISALEDKPITIYGNGKQVRDILFVEDLIDAFMLAHKNIDKLAGQVFNIGGGPQNTVSLLEILDTIREKAGKEMNVSFEDWRTGDQFYYVSNTGKFKEATGWQPRYSVDKGVEHLLKWLCENRNIELPANLNPTKEIAI, from the coding sequence ATGAACGTAAAGAAGAATCTAGATAATAATACTCCTTCCCTTGGCATTCTGGAATGGTTTAGACCCGGAGAATACGAGGAGGTCAAAGCTGCAATAGAAGATTTCAAAAAACTGGGGATCAGGCACCTGCGCACAGGAATTTCGTGGGCCGACTGGTATGTGGAAGGTACCGCTGAATGGTACGACTGGCTCTTTGCCGAACTTTCTCCCCATGTCGAGATCCTGCCCTGTTTTCTCTACACGCCGCCCTCAATAGGTGAAATGCCGAAGACTTCGGCCCCACCTAAAGATCTGAAAGCCTACGCCGATTTTATTGACACCATGATCACCCGCTACGGAAACTACTTTGAGTGGGTTGAACTCTGGAACGAGCCCAACAACAAAGTAGAATATGACTTCACCCTCGATTATTCGTGGAACAAGTTTTCTACCATGATAGGCATGGCGGCCCACTGGGCTCAAAAAAGGGGAAAAAAGACCCTGCTTGGCGGGATGAGCCCCATAGATCCAAACTGGATGCAAATGATGATAGAGCAAAAAGTGCTCGATCATATAGACGCGGTGGGAATTCACGGTTTTCCACATGTATTTGACCAGCAATGGAAAGGCTGGGACGTAAACATAAGCTGCATCAGGGAAGTGATGGAAAAGTTCGGGTACCACAAAGAGATATGGATTTCTGAAGTTGGCTTCTCCACCTGGCAAAATGATGAAGTAAAGCAGTTTCAGGAATTTAAAAATGTGCTTAATGCCGATGCCGACAGGATTTACTGGTACTCGTTAAAAGATCTCGACCCTAAAAATTCGACTGTGGGTGGTTTTCATCTCGATGAGAGGGAATATCACTTCGGGTTAAAGAAAACCGACGGCACTAAAAAGCTGCTCTATAAACTCCTGGAGAAAAATGGAATAGAGAAGGTAAGGGAGCAGGATTACATTCAGAAACAATACCGGGTCAATACCAGTCAAAAATATACGCTCATCACGGGAGGTGCCGGTTTTATTGGCACCAATCTCGCTTCAAGGTTCCTTTCGGAAGGAAAAAAAGTGATGATCTATGACAGCCTGTTTAGGGATGGCGTTGAAGAAAACCTTCAATGGCTGCAAAAGGAATATGGAGATAAGCTCATTATCCAGATCTCAGACATTAATGAAACACGAATCCTTCAGGAGAGCGTGAACAACGCTTCCGAAGTTTTCCACCTCTGCGCACAGGTTGCAGTGACCTCATCGGTGACCAATCCTGTTCACGATTTCAATGTAAACCTCAGCGGCACCTTCCACCTTCTGGAAGCCATCAGAAAAAGCAAACATCAGCCGCCATTGATCTTTACCTCTACCAACAAGGTTTACGGAAACCTTCAGGATGTAGAAATGGTTGAAAATGAGACCAGGTTCTATCCTGCCGATGCAAAAATGAAAGAATACGGCATTAACGAAAAGATCCCGCTCGACTTCCATAGCCCTTATGGTTGCTCTAAAGGCGCGGCCGACCAGTACATTCTTGATTACTCAAGAACTTACGGCCTAAAGACGGCGGTATTTAGAATGAGCTGCATTTACGGGCCACACCAGTTTGGTACCGAAGACCAGGGCTGGGTGGCACATTTTTTAATTAGTGCGCTTGAAGATAAGCCTATCACCATCTACGGAAACGGCAAGCAGGTGCGCGACATTCTCTTTGTAGAAGACCTGATTGATGCCTTTATGCTGGCTCATAAGAACATCGATAAACTGGCCGGGCAGGTCTTCAACATTGGAGGCGGGCCACAAAATACCGTTAGTCTCCTGGAAATCCTAGACACGATACGGGAAAAGGCCGGAAAAGAAATGAACGTGAGCTTTGAAGACTGGCGCACGGGAGATCAGTTCTACTATGTATCCAACACCGGCAAATTTAAAGAAGCCACAGGCTGGCAGCCCAGATATTCTGTAGATAAAGGGGTTGAGCACCTCCTGAAATGGCTTTGTGAAAACCGAAATATTGAATTACCCGCAAATTTAAATCCTACAAAAGAAATCGCCATATGA